The genome window CAGCATTGAAAAGGACGATGCCGCCAAGTACCGATTATTACATTGGACGAACATTATCAGGCGACATACCAGAACTCTTGACAGGGTGAATTGTCTGATTGCAGCAGTGCCGCGAAACATTTGTTGGATCAGTGGCTCAAACCCTGTTTTTTTACTAACAGAAAAAGGAGGTCGCATTGACATACTTCGATTTCAAACCAAACGAAACATTCTTCATTGATGGGAAAGCACCAAAGCTTAAAACATATAATCTCAGAAATTTTGAGAAAATACCGCAGGTGCAGAGTCTTCCCGAAGAAATTCGATTTGCTATTGAAGTAGTTGGTAACGTATTACCCTTCAAAGTAAACAATTACGTTATCAATGAGCTGATCAACTGGGACAATATCCCTGAAGACCCCATGTTCCAGCTTACATTCCCGCAGAAAACAATGCTGAAGTCCCACCATTTTGACCAAATGGCCGAAGTATTGAAGAGCGGAGCTTCCAGGGAAGAAATTACAAAAACCGCCAACGAAATCCGGATGCAGCTCAATCCCCATCCGGCCGGTCAGAAAGACGAAAATACACCCCAGCTTGGATGTGAAACGCTTTCCGGAATGCAGCACAAATATCAGGAAACTGCTCTGTTTTTCCCCAGTCAGGGACAAACCTGCCACTCTTACTGTACATTTTGCTTCCGGTGGCCTCAGTTTGTAGGGATCGACGAACTGAAGTTTGCCATGAAGGAGGCAGAACTACTGGTCGCCTATCTGAAAGAGCATCCCGAAGTTACTGATGTTCTGTTTACCGGCGGCGACCCCATGATCATGAAGCCCAGGGTACTTGCCTCCTACATTGAACCACTCATAGAGGCCGACCTGCCCAATCTGAGGAACATCCGCATCGGAACCAAAGGACTGGCATACTGGCCGTACAAGTTTGTAACTGACAAGGATTCCGGCGAAATGCTGGATCTTTTCCGCAAGGTCACAGACTCAGGGCTTCATCTGGCACTCATGGGGCACTATTCCCACCCTGTCGAGATGAGTACCGATATACACAAGGAGGCTGTCCGCAGGGTCCGTTCTACCGGTGCACAAATCCGCACCCAGTCCCCCCTGCTGCGTCATATCAATGACAGTTCCGACGTATGGGCTGAGATGTGGCGAGAACAGGTCAAACAGGGCATGATTCCCTATTATATGTTCGTCGTCAGGGATACGGGCGCCCGCCATCACTTCGACATTCCTCTTGAAGAAGCATGGAACATATTCCGCGGTGCTTTCAATCAGGTAAGCGGAATAGCCAGAACGGTACGGGGACCGAGCATGTCTGCCGGACCCGGAAAAGTTCACGTTCTTGGTGTCAGTGAAATTAACGGCGAAAAAGTGTTTACACTGCAGTTCCTTCAGGGACGCAATCCCGAATGGACCGGCAGGCCGTTTTTCGCCGAATACAATCCGGATGCTGTCTGGCTTAATGACCTCAAGCCGGCATTTGGTCAGGACAAGTTCTTCTTTGAGGAAGAAACCGAACAAATTGAATTTGATGAGCAGTATTCCGGAAAATTCAATGATTCCGGTAACGGCTACCGCAATGGCAACGGTACCAACGGCAACGGCAGTAATGGCCATTCAAACGGAAGTAACGGTCACCGGAACCGGGACATGGACTCATTCATACGTCAGATAAATGACAGAAAATGAGAAAGACCATTCATGAGTCCCCGGAAATGGTACATTCCTGACATAAGGGAATGTAACGCCGGAAAAAATACAACTGTAAAATCAACGGCCGGTTTCCACAAACTGGCCGTTGTTGTATACAGCCAGGGGACGCCCCGACATTGTCCGGCCAAGGTAAGGGGTATTCCTGGAGCGTGACCGGACGGCATCGGTGTCGTACAGCCATTCCCCATCCGTATCAAATATCGTAATATTGGCCTGCTCTCCCACCGCAACAGTTGGCACCGGAATGTTTAATATGGATCTGGGATGCAGTGTCAGCTTTGCAATAA of Natronogracilivirga saccharolytica contains these proteins:
- a CDS encoding KamA family radical SAM protein encodes the protein MTYFDFKPNETFFIDGKAPKLKTYNLRNFEKIPQVQSLPEEIRFAIEVVGNVLPFKVNNYVINELINWDNIPEDPMFQLTFPQKTMLKSHHFDQMAEVLKSGASREEITKTANEIRMQLNPHPAGQKDENTPQLGCETLSGMQHKYQETALFFPSQGQTCHSYCTFCFRWPQFVGIDELKFAMKEAELLVAYLKEHPEVTDVLFTGGDPMIMKPRVLASYIEPLIEADLPNLRNIRIGTKGLAYWPYKFVTDKDSGEMLDLFRKVTDSGLHLALMGHYSHPVEMSTDIHKEAVRRVRSTGAQIRTQSPLLRHINDSSDVWAEMWREQVKQGMIPYYMFVVRDTGARHHFDIPLEEAWNIFRGAFNQVSGIARTVRGPSMSAGPGKVHVLGVSEINGEKVFTLQFLQGRNPEWTGRPFFAEYNPDAVWLNDLKPAFGQDKFFFEEETEQIEFDEQYSGKFNDSGNGYRNGNGTNGNGSNGHSNGSNGHRNRDMDSFIRQINDRK